A genomic region of Pyrus communis chromosome 14, drPyrComm1.1, whole genome shotgun sequence contains the following coding sequences:
- the LOC137716025 gene encoding uncharacterized protein, translated as MPGKISKPSDVPEEAEEVAAASPRIKLADGRHLAYRESGVPKSKANYKIIMVHGFGSSKEMSFLAPQELIDELGIYFLFYDRAGYGESDPNPKRSVKSEALDIEQLADQLELGSKFYVIGVSMGSYSTWSCIKHIPHRLAGVALVVPVVNYRWPSLPEKLIKDDYRRKLIHWGLLFAEFAPGLLRWWVTQKWLPSTSVMERNPVFFNTKDMDVLKVIPGFPMLTQEKLRQRVVFDTLHHDFKLAFTPWDFDPMDLSNPFPQNQRSVHIWQGYEDKVVPFQLQRYVSSKLPWIQYHEVPDGGHLIVHYTGLCEAILRALLLGEEHPHYKPNIPKIVP; from the exons ATGCCCG GGAAGATTTCAAAACCAAGCGATGTGCCtgaagaagcagaagaagtTGCTGCAGCTTCACCAAGAATCAAGCTTGCAGATGGACGGCATCTGGCTTACAGAGAAAGCGGGGTCCCCAAGAGCAAGGCAAACTACAAGATCATCATGGTTCATGGCTTTGGAAGCTCAAAGGAAATGAGTTTCCTCGCTCCCCAA GAATTAATTGATGAGTTGGGGATATATTTCCTGTTCTACGATCGGGCTGGTTATGGAGAAAGTGATCCGAATCCAAAACGCTCGGTCAAGAGTGAAGCCCTTGACATCGAACAGCTAGCCGATCAGTTAGAGTTAGGGTCAAAGTTTTATGTCATTGGAGTCTCAATGGGATCATATTCCACCTGGAGTTGCATCAAACATATACCACACAG GCTCGCAGGTGTGGCCTTAGTAGTTCCAGTTGTGAATTACCGGTGGCCTTCTCTTCCCGAGAAACTAATAAAGGATGATTACCGCAGGAAACTCATACATTGGGGACTCTTGTTTGCAGAATTTGCCCCGGGATTACTGCGGTGGTGGGTAACTCAGAAATGGCTCCCCTCAACGTCTGTCATGGAAAGAAACCCGGTATTCTTCAACACCAAAGACATGGATGTCCTGAAAGTAATACCAGGGTTCCCAATGCTCACTCAG GAGAAGCTACGACAACGGGTGGTTTTCGATACTCTGCATCATGACTTCAAATTGGCTTTCACCCCGTGGGATTTTGATCCAATGGATCTCAGTAACCCATTCCCGCAAAACCAGCGCTCTGTTCACATCTGGCAAGGTTACGAAGATAAAGTTGTGCCGTTTCAACTCCAAAGATATGTTTCAAGTAAGCTACCATGGATTCAGTATCATGAAGTTCCTGATGGTGGACATTTGATTGTGCATTATACTGGTTTATGTGAGGCGATTCTGAGGGCGCTTTTGCTCGGAGAAGAACATCCCCATTACAAACCTAATATACCCAAAATTGTTCCATGA